GCGCTCGCGTTTGGTGAACGTCCTCCAGAAATCTTGTCGGCAGCGCGCGGACAAACCACGACAATCATCAGAAGCGCATGGCCCGTCATCGAACGAGCCGGCGAGAGGAGGAGACATGATCGACGAGATACGCGCGCTTCGACGCGACATCGTGCGCTGCATGCTGGCCGCAGCGATGTTGTACGCGTCACTGATCGTATCGGCGTGTGCCGATGCAAACTCCGCTGCGCCGCAAGCATCGTCCGCGTTGCCTTCGATCGAAGCGTCGAAGCAAAAGCAGCTTTCCGCCGAACAGGTGATCGCGAACCGCGAGCCGTCCGCAAGCGGCATGAGCATGAAGCGCGTGCGTCCTTTGACGTTGCGCGATTCAGGCATCGACGGTTCGATGATGTTCGCGCGCGATGTCGATTTTCGCGTGACGGGCGACATCGGCTTTCAGATCCAGAGGATGGCGGCGACGCTCGTGCCTGTGCGCGCGGGCGCGCCGATCGTGTTCGACGATCCGAACAGCGTCACCATCGACGTGCATCGCGGCGAAGTGACGCTCGATGCCGCGAAGCTCACGGCGATTTTCGACCGTTATCTGTTCCAGTATCGAGGGCCGCCGTTGCGCAACATGCGCGTCGTGCCGGAAGAAGGGCGCTTGCGCATCACGGGCGAAATGCAGCGTGGCGGCTGGGTGCCTATCGTGCTGACGGGCACGCTGTCGATGCGCAACGCGAACGAGATGGCGTTCCATGCAGAGCATGTCGAAGTGGCGGGCGTCGCCGCGGACAAACTGATGCAGGCCGCGCACGTGAAGATGGCCGATCTGCTGAACGTGGAGACGCCGATTGCGCGGCTCGATGGCGACGATGTCGTGATGCAGGTCGCGAAGCTCACGCCGCCGCCCGCGTTGAAGATGACGATTACGCAGATCGCGATTCATCCCGATGGCGTGCGCTTCACGCTCGACGATCACACGCTGAACGACATTGCGTGGCCCGCATCGATGCCTGTGCGCGGATTGTTGATCGAAGGCGGCGACGTGAAGTTCATGCGCTCGATGCCGATGAACATCGACATGGCGATCACGCCCATCGATACCAACGCGCCGTTCGTGCTCGATCTGTATCGCTATCGCGAGCAGATGGCGGCGGGCTATCTGACCTTCGACGAAGCGGGCGCGCTGAATGTGCATCTGCCGTCGTATGTGGCGCTCGCGGGGGCATCGCGAGATACGGAGCGTGGCGTCGGTATCGGTATCGGCAGCGCGAGCGCGAAATTGAACGACAGTTTTATCCGCACGCAGCAGGCCGAACTGGCATCGGCGCGGGCGCAATGGCAGCGTGTGCCGTTTTTGCGCGACGCGGGCGCGAGAGCGGTGCCCGTGAGTCTCGATACAACGAAGTCTGGCGCGATATCGGACGAACGAAATTCGCCTGGCCCCGCGCCGCTGATTCACATGCAGAACGTGGACTTCTATGTATCGGGGCGGATCGGTTTTCATGTGCGGTCGCTCGATGCGCAGATGGTGCCGAAGCATCCCGGACAGCCTGTCGATCTCGACGATCCGACGCAATACGACATACACATCATCGATGGCGAAGTGGTCGAGCCGTGGCCCGCGATGGCGGCGCTCTTCAACGATTATCTGCTCGACTATGCGCCGCGTTCGCTGAACGATCTGCAACTGACGCCTGTCGATGGCGAGTTGCAGGTGACGGGCGGCATCAAGCTATGGAATCACTTTCCGGGCACGTGGCTGCCGACGACGATGCGGGGGACGATCGCTGTGCGCGATGAGCGGCATATCGTTTATCGGCCCGAGTCGGTGAAGGTGCTTGGTGTGCCGCAAGCGGGGATGTTGCGGGCTTTGGATGTGCCGCTTTCTTCGTTGACGCCGTTTGAGCGCAAGGGTGTTGTATTGAACGGGAACGAACTCGTGTTCGATCAGTATTCGGTGTTTCCTGCGCCATTGCTGCAGGGGCGTCTTGCCGGTGCTCGAGTTACCGATGAAGGGCTCGTGCTTCGGTTCAAGCGTGATTTGTCTTTGCCTGTCGGGAAGGTGCCCGCTGACGCGGGGAGTAGTTTTGTTTTTATCGAGTCCGGCGATGTCAAGATGTTCAATTCGCTTGTTGTGAATGGGCGGACTTTGATTCATGACACTCGACGTGGTGGGGCCGAACCGATGCGGTTCGAGCTTTATGCCTATCGGCGTGATGTCGCTAAAGGGAAAGTGATGATGCGGGAAGATGGTGCGTTGGTTGTTGATCTTGCCGGTCGGCGTTGATTTTTTTGTCTGCGACGCTAGTCGCCATTCCATTCTTTTGGTTTTTGGTTTTTTGTTTTTGCTTTTGCTGCGCTGGCATCCGCGGTTTCATGTCCGTCTGCTAGCGTTGCCCCTGTGCGGGGCAGCACCTACTTTTCTTTGCAGCGGCAAAGAAAAGTAGGCAAAAGAAAGCCGCTTCAAACCTCCGGTGCCAGCCAGAATAGCGCTACGGCACACGGTCTTTGAGCGGTCGCGCAGTGACGCAAACACTCCGTAGAAAGCCCGCAGTCAGGCGCGCGCGGCGCGAACGACGACATCCGCCTGGGGCACATTCGGCCAGCACGTTTTTTTGCCTTTTCCGTCGGTCTGATTGCGGCGGTATGTGCTCCAAACTGTGTGTGGGCTTTTCGCGCCGTGCGCGCCTGACTACGGGCTTTCTACGGAGTGTGGAGGTTGCTGCGCGACAGCTCAACTGCAGCATGCCGCGGCGCTGCCCTGGCGGGCACCGGAGGTACAAAAGCGGCTTTCTTTTGCCTACTTTTCTTTGCCGCTGCAAAGAAAAGTAGGTGCTGCCCCGCACAGGGGCGACGCTAGCAAAACGAAACGAAATCGCGGATGCCCAAGCTGACACATACGGCGACTAGCGTCGCAGACAGAAAAAACCAGAATGGCGACTAGCGTCGCAGACAAAAAAAATCAAGATTTGGAATCACGCTCAATGATCCACTCATGCTTAGGATCATTCTTGAAATGCCATGTCCTGGCAGGCCCAGCCATAACATTGAGATAGTACGAGTCATACCCGTAGGGAACAACAACAGGATGATACCCACGCGGCACCATCACAACATCGTGATCCTCAACAGCCAGCGATTCATCGATATCGCGCGAATCGGTATACACGCGCTGAAACGCAAACCCTTGCGTTGGACTAAGCCGATGATAGTAAGTCTCTTCGAGCGAGCTTTCCGCAGGAACATTCTCCGTATCGTGCTTATGCGGCGGATAGCTCGACGAATGCCCGCCAGGCGTGCGCACCTCGACAACGAGCAATGACTCAGCAGGCTCAGTCTGCGGAAGAATATCGCACACGAACCGCGTATTCGCGCCCTTGCCGCGCACCGAGCGCTTCATCTGCGAAGGCTCGATCAGCCGCGCCGGATATTCCCCCTTCGCAGGCGCACTGGCCACGCCAACCTCGGCAAAACGATTAGCACGCACAATCGCCCGCGTATTCGGCGGCAAATAAAGAGCAACAGGCGCGCTATCTTCGAACACACTGTCACGCGATCCAAGCGCGGACCACGTTTGCGCATCCGTTTCGATATCGACGGCGCCCGCCATCACCACGATGCACACCTCGCGCGATGCTTCGAGCACATGCACCACTTCATTCGGCTCCATCCGGTAAGCGGCGAATCCGACATACCTCCAGCCCGCCGATTCCGGCGTGACACGCGCGATCGTCTGTCCTTCGCGCGTCGCTTTCACGAGCAAACTCATGCTGCCTCCTGTGCGACATCGAGGGGCGCATCGACGAGCGTGCGCAACGTGCGATACCCCTTCTGCGCATAAGCATACGACGGTGCGACGGCCGGGTCCTGCTCCGCTTCGACCACGAGCCAGCCGCGATAACCATGACGCTTCAACGTATCGATGATCGCAGGGAAATCGACTGCGCCGTCGCCGGGCACCGTGAACGCTCCTGCGATCACCGCATCGAGAAAACTCCAGTTGCGATTGCGCGCGAGTTTCATCACGGAAGGGCGCACGTCCTTGCAATGCACATGACACACGCGTCCGATGTGCCGGTTCAACACGGCAAGCGCGTCGCCGCCCGCGAACGTAATGTGGCCCGCGTCGAACAGCAGCCCCACGTCTTCGGTCGTCAACGACATCAAGCGATCGACGTCGGCAGACGTTTCGACATACGCGCCCATATGATGGTGATACGCGACACGCACGCCCTTGCTCAACGTATAGCGCGCGAATTCGTTCAGGCGCTGTGCGTATGTGTTCCATTGCTCGTCGGTGAAAAAGCGCGGCCGCTGATAAAGCGGGAAGGGCGAACCCTGAATCGTGTTGTGCACTTCGCCGTACACCATCACCGTCGCGCCGTTCTTCGCGAGCAATTCCAGATGCGCATCGGCGGCTTTGCATTCGTCGTCGATGCTGCGGCTAAAGTCCGCGAGCCGACCCGAATACCAGCCCGACACGAGCGACAGGTCGTACTGTTTGAACAGCGCCTTCAACGCTTCGGGCTCGCGAGGAAACTTGTTGCCCAGCTCGAACCCCTGATAGCCGATTTCGCGTCCTTCCGTGAGCGCGACGTCGAGCGGCGTCTCGCCGCCGAGCGACGGCAGATCGTCGTTCATCCACGACAGCGGATTGATGCCGATGCGTACTTCGAACTGACTCATGTGCGCTTCCTCACTCGTTGTTTCGGCCACGCGCATTCATATGCGCTTCGTAATCGGCGCGTGCGCTGCGCACGCCTTCGCGCGGCGACACTTCGGGCACGGCGACTTCCCACCACCAGCCGCCTTCGTCCGTGGTGCGCGCGGCATCGGTGTCGATGCAGATCAGGTACGTGCGATCCGAGGCGCGCGCGCGTTGCATCGCGGCTTCGAGTTCCTGCACGTTCGCGACGTGCTCGGCCTGCGCACCCATCGCGCGCGCGTGTGCAGCGAAGTCGATTTGCGGCGCGCCGGGCGAGCCTTGTACGCAGTCGTCGAACATGTTGTTGAACGGTGCACCGCCGCAGGCCTGCTGCAAGCGGTTGATGCAGCCATAGCCGCGATTGTCGAGCACGACGACGATCAGCCTCGCGCCGAGCATCACCGATGTCGCGATTTCGCTGTTCATCATCAGATAGCTGCCGTCGCCGACCATCACAATGACTTCGCGCTCAGGACGCGCGAGCTTCGCGCCGAGTCCGCCCGCGATCTCGTAGCCCATGCACGAATAACCGTACTCGACGTGATACGCGCCCGGACGTCCCGCGCGCCACAGCTTGTGCAATTCGGCAGGCAGTGTGCCGGCGGCGCAGACGACGATGTCGTCGGTTGTGGAGCGTCCGCTCGAACGTTGTACTGCGCCGATTACGTCGGCGTCGTAGGGAAGCACGTTGTCGCGTTGCTGCGCATGCGTGAGCTTCTGCACGATGTCGCGCCACTCGTTCGCGTGTTGTTGCGCACGTGCGGTCCACGCGCTGTCCGCTATCCATCCTTCCAGTCGCGAGCCGAACGCTTCAAGTGCGAGCTTTGCGTCGGCCTGCACGATGCAACCGCGATGCTTGAGGCCATCGAATGCATTCGCATTGATGCCGATCACCTGCGCCTGCGTGAAGAGCGTGTTCGAGCCCGTCGTGAAGTCCTGCAGACGCGTGCCGACAGCGAGCACGCAATCGGCTTCGTGCGCGATCCCGTTCGCTCCGGGCGAACCGGTGACGCCGAGCGCACCGAGATTCAGCGGATCGTCCCATGCGAGCGCGCTCTTGCCCGCCTGCGTTTCAGCGACGGGAACGCCGTGCTTCGTCGCGAACGCCTTCAGCGCATCGGTCGCGCGGCCATACAGCACGCCGCCGCCCGCGACGATCATCGGACGCTTCGCGTTGCGCAGCACGAGCAGCGCATCGGCGAGTTCGTGTTCGACGGGCGAGGGCGCATGAAACTTGACGACGCGCGGTTCGAAGAAATCGGCGGGATAGTCGTATGCGGTGGCCTGCACGTCTTGCGGCAGCGCGAGCGTGACAGGACCGCACAACGCGGCATCTGTCAGAACGCGAATCGCGCGCGGCAACGCGTTGAGCAATTGCGCCGGATGCACGATGCGATCGAAGTATCGCGACACTGGCTTGAACGCGTCGTTCGCCGAGATGCCGCCGTCGTGGAAATCCTCGACCTGCTGCAACACAGGATCCGGCGCACGCGACACGAAGATATCGCCGGGCAGCAGCAACACGGGCAAGCGGTTCACATGCGCGAGCGCCGCCGCCGTCACGAGATTCGTCGCGCCGGGGCCGATCGATGTCGTCACGGCCATCATGCGTCGACGGAAATGTGCCTTCGCGAAAGCGATTGCGCTATGCGCCATCGCCTGTTCGTTGTGCGCGCGGTAAGTCGGCAGTTCGTGACGATGCTGATAAAGCGCTTCGCCGAGTCCCGCGACGTTGCCGTGCCCGAAGATCGCGAACACGCCGCCGAACAGCGGCTCCGTGCCCGCGCCGTCCTCCGTTTCGACGAATTGCGCAGCGAGATAGCGAACGACGGCCTGTGCCGCCGTCAGACGGATCGTGCCGTCGGCATTGGCCTGAGCAACGGCATCGGGCGATGCCGCGACATCATGATGCAACACGCGCTGATTCATGCCGCCTGCTCCTGATGAACGTTACGCGATGAGCCCGCATGCGCTGTGCCATCACCCGC
This genomic interval from Paraburkholderia sabiae contains the following:
- the iolE gene encoding myo-inosose-2 dehydratase, with the translated sequence MSQFEVRIGINPLSWMNDDLPSLGGETPLDVALTEGREIGYQGFELGNKFPREPEALKALFKQYDLSLVSGWYSGRLADFSRSIDDECKAADAHLELLAKNGATVMVYGEVHNTIQGSPFPLYQRPRFFTDEQWNTYAQRLNEFARYTLSKGVRVAYHHHMGAYVETSADVDRLMSLTTEDVGLLFDAGHITFAGGDALAVLNRHIGRVCHVHCKDVRPSVMKLARNRNWSFLDAVIAGAFTVPGDGAVDFPAIIDTLKRHGYRGWLVVEAEQDPAVAPSYAYAQKGYRTLRTLVDAPLDVAQEAA
- the iolB gene encoding 5-deoxy-glucuronate isomerase encodes the protein MSLLVKATREGQTIARVTPESAGWRYVGFAAYRMEPNEVVHVLEASREVCIVVMAGAVDIETDAQTWSALGSRDSVFEDSAPVALYLPPNTRAIVRANRFAEVGVASAPAKGEYPARLIEPSQMKRSVRGKGANTRFVCDILPQTEPAESLLVVEVRTPGGHSSSYPPHKHDTENVPAESSLEETYYHRLSPTQGFAFQRVYTDSRDIDESLAVEDHDVVMVPRGYHPVVVPYGYDSYYLNVMAGPARTWHFKNDPKHEWIIERDSKS
- the iolD gene encoding 3D-(3,5/4)-trihydroxycyclohexane-1,2-dione acylhydrolase (decyclizing); the encoded protein is MNQRVLHHDVAASPDAVAQANADGTIRLTAAQAVVRYLAAQFVETEDGAGTEPLFGGVFAIFGHGNVAGLGEALYQHRHELPTYRAHNEQAMAHSAIAFAKAHFRRRMMAVTTSIGPGATNLVTAAALAHVNRLPVLLLPGDIFVSRAPDPVLQQVEDFHDGGISANDAFKPVSRYFDRIVHPAQLLNALPRAIRVLTDAALCGPVTLALPQDVQATAYDYPADFFEPRVVKFHAPSPVEHELADALLVLRNAKRPMIVAGGGVLYGRATDALKAFATKHGVPVAETQAGKSALAWDDPLNLGALGVTGSPGANGIAHEADCVLAVGTRLQDFTTGSNTLFTQAQVIGINANAFDGLKHRGCIVQADAKLALEAFGSRLEGWIADSAWTARAQQHANEWRDIVQKLTHAQQRDNVLPYDADVIGAVQRSSGRSTTDDIVVCAAGTLPAELHKLWRAGRPGAYHVEYGYSCMGYEIAGGLGAKLARPEREVIVMVGDGSYLMMNSEIATSVMLGARLIVVVLDNRGYGCINRLQQACGGAPFNNMFDDCVQGSPGAPQIDFAAHARAMGAQAEHVANVQELEAAMQRARASDRTYLICIDTDAARTTDEGGWWWEVAVPEVSPREGVRSARADYEAHMNARGRNNE